DNA from Limnohabitans sp.:
AAGAACGCTCGAAGCCTTTCGAGCAACACGTGAGCTAGTCACTTTTGTAGCCATAGTTGACTCCCAAAATCAGTTGATTGAAGGTGCAGTATCGCTGATGCGGTGGATTAATTTGGGCTACGGGGCTTAGTGGTTGCTTTTTCGTGGTGGCGCACCACATCAATTCCATGAGGCCTAACGCAGAGTTAACCGGGCGACGACGGGTGGACGCCTTACCCGCGAGGCGCAGGGTAGACAGAGCGCGCCTCGCGGGCAAGGTAGCCAGCCGTTGGCGCTCCGGTAGAACGACCGTTAGGCTTCACATCAGCTTCTCTAGCTTGGCCGAAATGATCCCTAAGATGATTGATCCGACTGCGCCAAGGGTAAGTTGTAGCCATGCTCGCGGCTTTGCAGACGATGCCTCAGCGATTAGCTTTTCATCGCCTTTATTCAGCTTTAAGTAGGAGAGAACTGGATAAGTGTCGATTGCCACTTCGATGAACTCAGCAAAGAATCGAGTAAGTGACAAGACGATGTACGAGCCGCCGACCAGTATGACGATGAAACGCGCTATGGCTTGCGGTGATGCGCTCTGCCCAAGAACTGTCGGTATGGCCTGTAGCGCGAACCCGACGATAATCGCGGATACTGCAAGTCGGGCAACCTCCGGAATTCGGTGTGAGTGTTGTCGAAGAAGTTGAAGTAGTTGCGATTTCGGAGTGGACTTGCACCCTGCAATCCACTCGTCAAACGCTTCAAGAAAACCGCGAGCGACTACGTAGTCTGCGTAGTCAACAGTAACTTCGGCAGCACTTCCTGCCATGTAGCCGATGAATCGGCCGCGCATGAAGGGCGGCGCTTCCTCTTCCATTTGCTTGATAGCAGCTACCCGCGAAGTAAGTCGTGCGGTTACTACATACTCCTGCGGGCGCTCCAGTCCAGCCGGGATGATCGAGAAGTTGTACTTGAAGACGACATTGACGGAGGGACTTGTAGCGTTTCCGTTGTAGAGGCGGAAACGCTCAAACGACGTGAAGACTTCCTTTCGCTCTTTCTCGTGGAAGACGGAGACAGACTCATTTCGTGCCACTACGTGATGGACATCGCAGAGCTGCGAAACCTTGTGATGCAGTTGCTCGAGGTCGGAGAATTCAACAAGGATGTTCTCTGAGTACCGCTTGCGAATCTGCTCTGTTCTTCCGGTCACCTGATGGTAGATGTCCTGATAGACCTTCAGAGGCACTTGTGTGTGGGACTGGCCGACGCGGACTGCGCGACCGTTCCCAGCGTCTTCGTGTTCGATGATTTCACTCATACCAAAATGGTCTCCTTGTGAAGCCTAACGTAGAAGTCACCGGCGCTGCGCGGCTTTATCGCGTAGCGTCCGTGTGGACTGCCGGGTTATGCCTTGCCTAAGCAATGCGTACATTTTGAAACCGGACTGACTGCAAATACGGTATGGCATTGAGCCATGCCCCCTGAACGTTGTCACACGCTTCCTGCAGCGCTAAGAACAACATAAGCAAGATTCCAGAGTTTGAATCGCAAATGACATGGGTGCCCGCAACTGGCGGTTGTTGCGTGTTTAGAGTCATCGGCGAGTTGTCCAGCTTAACGAAACCTTTCTGCAAGAGAAACACACCATCCAGCGCCGTTCCAGGCACCGATACGCGATTGCCTGAGTTCCATATCGGTAGCGGTATGTTCTGACTTGTGTGCGAATTCTGTAACCATGAATGAACGGTGTTCATTTGAGCTGGACCAGTGTAGGCCACAACGAAATTCAATATGCGTGGAGGAATCCAGCCAGTGCTAAAGCTAGTGTTGATATTCGGCGTAAGGCTCTTGGCTGCGTGTGCCGCCTTCACGGATTGATCGATAGCAGCCTGATCAAGAACTGACTTGACTTCAATGGTTGCAACGACTGATTCGATCATGAATCCGTTGATCCCGCCTCCGAAGTCCAGCTTCGGATAGTTGGTCTTATAAATGACAATGTCGAATTGGTTGCGGGACGCACGCGGCTGCGAATTGGCGTCAATTATTTCACCTGTACCGATTGCTACGTTTGCGCTGAGGTGCCCCTCAAGGAATTTCTTTATGAAGGCTTCTCTTGGAGTACCTCGATGCAGCGTATGTCCGGCGTTGGCCGGTATTTGGGAGATGTGGATGAGGGATGTCTCCACAGCATCCATGTGTGACTTCAGCATCGGGAGTCCTTAGGCATAACGTGATGTAGATCGCAAAACCTGGTTGATACACCCGGCCCGTGTCGATACATCTTTTTGTTGAAATCGTTGCAAGCGGCTCACGCCATGGGGTTAAGGCCAAGCACTGTATGTGCATGCAGGTATAAATTTACTGCCCAAACCCGGCATCTAACCCCTTACACCGCACCATCCAGCACAGCAGGTCCGAAACGCCACACTATACCCAAAAAAATACAAAAATTTAGCTATAAATCACCTTTGAGCATAAACCCCCATGCGCCCCCTCAACCCCACCCCAACCCCCAACCAAAGCTGGGCATAATCATTCACGCCCCCGCTGGCCACCCCGCCCAAACGCCCCTCCGGCAAACCGCCAAAAACAACAATCAGCCCCCGCACAGATGACTGCCAACGCCTTCCACAACATCGCGCAAATTGAAACCAGCCTGTGGGAAGCCGCCGATCAGCTCCGTGCCAACTCCAACCTCACGGCCACCGAATATTCCATGCCGGTGTTGGGCGTGATTTTTTTGCGGCACGCCACCAACCGTTACCAGACCGCGCTGCAAGCCATTGAGGCCGCGCAGGCGGCGGGCACCATGCCAAAGCGTCCCTTGGTCAAAGGCGACTTCATCAAGCGCCGCGCTTTGATGCTGCCCGAGGCCGCACGCTACGACACCTTGCTCAACCTGCCTTCGGGGGCCAGTCTGGGCGGTGCACTGGTCGCGG
Protein-coding regions in this window:
- a CDS encoding DUF6602 domain-containing protein, with the protein product MDAVETSLIHISQIPANAGHTLHRGTPREAFIKKFLEGHLSANVAIGTGEIIDANSQPRASRNQFDIVIYKTNYPKLDFGGGINGFMIESVVATIEVKSVLDQAAIDQSVKAAHAAKSLTPNINTSFSTGWIPPRILNFVVAYTGPAQMNTVHSWLQNSHTSQNIPLPIWNSGNRVSVPGTALDGVFLLQKGFVKLDNSPMTLNTQQPPVAGTHVICDSNSGILLMLFLALQEACDNVQGAWLNAIPYLQSVRFQNVRIA
- a CDS encoding type I restriction-modification system subunit M N-terminal domain-containing protein; the protein is MTANAFHNIAQIETSLWEAADQLRANSNLTATEYSMPVLGVIFLRHATNRYQTALQAIEAAQAAGTMPKRPLVKGDFIKRRALMLPEAARYDTLLNLPSGASLGGALVAAVHAIVADLACVSGCMFVQSSHFI